In Elephas maximus indicus isolate mEleMax1 chromosome 4, mEleMax1 primary haplotype, whole genome shotgun sequence, a genomic segment contains:
- the LOC126076514 gene encoding uncharacterized protein LOC126076514 produces MAPRLERYSPRSNISHFLPGISPSCALHRSRELSGRGPHEQLGPPPGSIQGNALTPRPFSPRSQRDVSPAGTVLSPLQDPSLPGISPSGALHRWGELGGRGPHEQLGLPPGVYSGECAHTPPALAKIPAGRLPGWDAALPAPRPVTSSRGFLPLVRRTALANWVGVALTDGWALPQGLFRGMHSHPACSRQDPSGTAPRLGCCSPRSKTHHFRGFLRPVRRTARANRVGVALTDGWARPRGLFRGMRSHPARSRQDPSGTAPRLGRCSSRSETSHFLLGISPSGAPHCSRKLGGRGPHERLGAPPGRFREI; encoded by the coding sequence atggctccccggctggaacgctactctccccgctccaatatcagtcacttcctcccggggatttctccctcctgtGCGCTGCACCGCTCCCGTGAACtgagtgggcgtggccctcacgaacagctgggcccgcccccggggtctattcaggggaatgcgctcacaccccgcccgttctcgccaagatcccagcgggacgtctccccagctgggacggtgctctccccactccaagacccgtcacttccggggatttctccctctggtgcactGCACCGCTGgggcgaactgggtgggcgtggccctcacgaacagctgggcttgccccccggggtctattcaggggaatgcgctcacaccccgcccgctctcgccaagattccagcgggacggctccccggctgggacgctgctctccccgctccaagacctgtcacttcctcccgggggtttctccctctggtgcgccgcaCGGCtctcgcgaactgggtgggcgtggctCTCACGGACGGCTGGGCCctcccccagggtctattcaggggaatgcacTCACACCCCGCCTGctctcgccaagatcccagcgggacggctcctcGGCTGGgttgctgctctccccgctccaagacccatcacttccggggatttctccgtcccgtgcgccgcaccgctcgcgcgaacagggtgggcgtggccctcacggacggctgggcccgcccccggggtctattcaggggaatgcgctcacaccccgcccgctctcgccaagatccgagcgggacggctccccggctgggacgctgctcttcccgctccgagaccagtcacttcctcctggggatttctccctccggtgcgccgcactgcTCACGCAAACTGGGTGGACGTGGCCCTCATGAACGTCTGGGCGCCCCCCCCGGTCGttttagggaaatatag